One segment of Bacteroides caecimuris DNA contains the following:
- a CDS encoding PH domain-containing protein — translation MQTTHYGTLVIRPHSMQFVIDELPLLLLCLAGYGCAGMENFVNSGMLSGASVLCSLCLLYRFIYLRRTEYLISSEQIIYRHGVFTRSCDYMELYRVVDFREHRSFLQQLSGLKTVSVYSGDRMTPKLDICGVEYRMDLVGHIRERVENAKQQKRIYEITNR, via the coding sequence ATGCAGACCACCCACTACGGAACCCTTGTCATCCGACCGCACTCCATGCAATTCGTCATTGATGAACTGCCCCTGCTTCTGCTTTGCCTTGCCGGGTATGGCTGTGCCGGGATGGAGAACTTTGTCAATAGCGGTATGCTGTCAGGAGCTTCCGTACTGTGCAGCCTTTGCCTGCTGTACCGATTCATCTACCTGCGCCGTACCGAATACCTTATCAGCAGCGAACAGATAATCTACCGGCATGGCGTGTTCACACGAAGCTGTGACTACATGGAGCTGTACCGTGTGGTAGATTTCAGGGAACACCGCAGCTTCCTGCAACAACTGTCCGGGCTGAAAACGGTGAGCGTGTATTCGGGAGACCGCATGACTCCCAAACTGGATATATGCGGCGTGGAATATCGGATGGATCTTGTCGGGCATATCCGTGAACGAGTGGAAAATGCCAAACAACAAAAAAGGATATATGAGATTACGAACCGTTAG